The genomic segment AGTCTGTACCCATTTTGAGGGCAAGGCCTGTGTTTAGTTGTATCTCACTTGGGGCATATGTATATTCACagattgttaaataaaattactcCCTGTGTAGTTTTGCTTTTCTGCCACTTAACTAGCCATCTATGTACAAAGTATTGTTCAATCTTTTGATAGAGAAGAGTATTCTAAGACAGAGTAtggaaaaattgaaatgaaaagttTGGTAAGAACTTTGGAAACTAGCAAATGACTGTCCCAGTCATCTTACCTCAGCACAGTGGGACTCATCAGTATCATCATACCCAATGCTCCTTTTCCACTCCACCCATGAGAGGTAGAGTTTATCCTGAGCATCCTGAATTCTCTGATTGGTATTATGCACATTCTTCCTGGCAAATTCAATCTAAACACAttgaaacaagacaaagaaacACACAGGTCAGACATTCATGTTAGTCTGTTTGCAGATATATGATGTAAATCAGGCAACATAAAAACTAAGAATATCCTGGAGTTGAATGAGATCTATTCCTGCTATCACTGTTATTTATTATCAATATGTGTAAGTTACCAAGCAGTAGTAGCTCTTTACTGCCTCTATTTAACTATTAAATCACTGACTCCAAATTAACCTCCAGTTCAGCACAGGTAAAgcaactaaaattttttttttttttttttttgagagaaagagagtctcactctgtcacccaggctgaagtgcagtggcatgatcagggctcactgcaacctctgtctcccaggttcaagtgattttcctgcctcagcctccttagtagctgggattacaggaatatgtcaccatgcccagctaattttcacatttttagtagaaacaagttttcaccatgttggccaggctggtcttgaactcctgacctcaggtgatccacctgccttggcctcccaaagtgttggaattataggcatgagccatggcacctagcCAGCAACTAAAATGTAATGTGTATATGAGTAAAGGGTAAGTTACATTAAAATAACAGAGAGCAATTCGACCTTCCTCTTCCCTGTGGCCAACCAACTATTTCCTCTTCCAGGAAGAAATGGTTTTATTATGGCAGTACAGAATGGTAAATACTGTTCTATAACTtggcaaccttttttttttttttttttttttgagacagagtcttgctctgtcacccaggctggagtgcaatggtgcgatcttggctcactacaacctctgcctcctgggttcaagcaaaaaaataaatataagggctgggtgtggtgcctcacgcctgtaatcccagcactgtgggaggctgagatgggcagatcatagAGTGAAGAGATTGAgtccaccctggccaacatggtgaaaccccatctctaaaagaaaaaaaattataaaaaaaaaaaggaaaagaagtacaAATAGCTGAAATATCTGAAGTAATGCTAATCTTGCTCTGAGGAGTCAAATACCAACACCTCTTTCTTGTCCTGCCATGCTGGAAATGTGGCTGTTGGCAGTGGTGTAGAGAAAGAACCACACTTATGCAGCTCTTGCTGTAAGGGACTGACTGATTCAAGAGACAGTTTTAGGAAAATTACAAACATACCTATACTTTgagcagttttactttttatcctACAgatgtgtatatttgtttaaaGTTGCAAGAGACTATAGCAATGCACAACCATTAATGGGACTAATGAAATTGATATATCACAGTAGACTACTGTGTAGCCATTAAAggttgccaagttggccaggtgtggtggttcacgcctgtaatcccagcactttgggaggctgaggctggtggatcacgaggtcaggagttcgagaccagactgaccaacatggtgaaataccatctctattaaaaatacaaaaaaaaaaaatagctgggcatggtggttcatgcctgtaatcccagtttctttttctgtgagttGTCTTCATATTCTTTTCCAGTTTTCTACTGGGTTGTTCATCAAGTAAGAgtgaaattcttggattttgATTACATTAACTCTTGGGCCTAGAGATAAATGAACTCACTTCAGATAccttaaaataaagttttactcaCCAGCTGAACAGTAGAATGGAGCTGAGAAATGGTCTCTTGGCTTTTTTGCTTAGCTTCTTTAACCCTGCTGAGAGCCTGCTGGTAGGCACGGGAGCGAAGCTTGGTAGACAGGGATCCCAGTCTAACATAATAACTTGGCTTCTGAACCATATCAAATCCTTCaactttttttgcttctttttctggaattagaaagaaaagacaaaaaaacttaAGAGgaaggcgcgatggctcacacctgtaatcccagcaccttgggaggccaagatgagcggatcatgagaacatcctggccaatatggtgaaaacctgtctctactaaaaatacaaaaattagctgcgtatggtggtgcgcatctgtaatcccagctatttaggaggctgaggcaggagaatggcttgaacctggcggcggaagttgcagtgagccaaaaaaaaaaaaaaacttaaggtaTCACAGGGATAAGTGATAAGGAGGTCCGGACTCTAACCTGAATCTTGACTTTCTTACTTTGACCCAATCACTTAGCAATCATGCAGTCATGTTTCCAAAACTGCTTATGTCTGCTGATGGACTTGACTATCTTGAACATATTACTGTATCTGATACACACTGCATGCATCTATCTACACGTTTCTTCCACCAGAGTAAAActacttttttgagatgaagcctcactctgtcgcctgggctggagtgcagtggcacaatcttggctccctgtagcctcaacctcccaggctcaactgatcctctcacttcagcctcccaagtagctgcgactataggcacaagccaccatgtccagctaatttttgcattttcagggtttcgccatgttgccctggctaatctcaaacttctgaactcaagcaatctgcccgtctcagtctcccaaagtgctgggattataggcatgcaccattgcGCCTAGCCTAGAGTGTACTTGAGCCGCATGCTACCTGGCACACATTATCTAATGATGATTCTTTGTAataagaattttataaaacaatccaTTAAAGATAATccatttacaaaaaatatttcccaAGTCCCATTTTTACTAAACTTTCAAAACATACTATGTACAATTCAATGTGAAATTTATGATTGCTTTAGGAAGGAAAAATCTACAGAGGcaaaaagattagtggttgccttgGGAGGAAATAAGGATTGATtgccggctgtggtggctcgcatctataatcccagcactttggaagatcaaggcaggtggatcacttgagcccaggagctcgagatcagcctgggcaacatagtgagaccccatctctatataataaaaaataaaataaaaagaactgcaAACAAGCATGAGGGTCTTTTGGGGTAGCGGAAATATTCTAAAACAGGagtgtggtgatggttgcacaactgtgTAAATTTAGACTAAAGACAAGAGTATATCTCAATGGAGCtgtttaaaaaagattaataaaacagtATTTCAAGGGAAAATTCCAGTTACCTAGTTCTTCTTCAGTGAGAGGGAGGTACTGCTCTACCAACAGCTCTGATTTGGTGAGTGCATTTTCTACGCCACTGCTCACAAGCTGCATCATCCGACTCCCCAAGACTGTGTTAATGCTGCCACTGACCACAGACTTGGTCTTCTCCACACTGCCAGTCACTGCCCCTTTGGTCTTGTCCATCACCCCTGTGATCGTGCTGGCCACAGAATCCTTGGCCCCAGTAACAGTAGTCGTCACAGCATCTTTTGCCCCAGTCATAGCACCTTTGGCATTGGCAACAACCTAGAAGTAGAAAAGCAGATCCCTTGGCTGGTGAGAAACATGAGCACAAGGACATACATAGTCTTAACTAAGGCAGCACAGCTGAAGAGTTAGAGAAGGCATCTAGTTCTCTCACTCTCTAGCTTTaggtcttgggcaagtcactaaGAGTTGATGAGCCTGATTTTCCCTATCAAATGTATTTGCCCTACCTGCCAATCCTTGGGAATTGTTGGAGGAATAAATGAGGTAAACAGATAGGAAATTTGTCAGtttgtcaaggctgcagtgagccatgattgtgccattgcactcagcctgggtgacagagcaagaccttgcctcaaaaaaaaagagaaaaggttatATAGCTTATTCCAAAGTCACATAAATCTAGAGAGGAAACTGAAGATCAAACTATACCTGGCCCTCTGGGTGTTATTAATTTGCaattatctgtgttttttttttttttttttttttttgagacagagtttcgctcattacccaggctggagtgcaatggtgcgatctcagcttactgcaacctccgcctcctgggttcaggcaattctcctgcctcaacctcctcagtagctgggattacaggcaagcaccaccatgcccagctaattttttgtatttttagtagagacagggtttcactatgttgaccaggatggtctcgatctcttgacctcgtgatccacccacctcgtgctgggattacaggtgtgagccaccacacccggctgcaATTGTCTGTGTTTAGAGGATACAATGATAGAGGGAACCTGGAGGAAGGATGGCACATAGCCACAGGGAACACTGACAAGAAAACCTTCTCTAAATTACTTGTTAATACCTTGGGGGAAGGTCTTCTTAAAACTATTGAAAACTATTGGCTTTCAATAACTCaatgaaatttttcatttctttctatttgtttatttatttattttgagacggagtttcactcttgtttcccaggctggagtacaatggcacaatctcagctcaccacaacctccgcctcctggtttgaGGGattcgcttgcctcagcctccggagtagctgggactgttagtccctggtgccaaaaaccTTGGGGACTACTGGgctctaccatctaggtttgtgagACTATACTCCATGATGTTCAAACAATGGCAAactcacctaatgatgcatttctcaaaacataTTCCCACCATTAAGTGACAGATGACTGTATTTAGATTACGAAAAAATGATAGAGCTCTATTTTTCCCTAACTTGCACCCTTTTGTGCCATTCTGTATTCttaatttgaaacaaaattttagGGCATTATCTGAACTAAAGGATCACCAGGACAGATAAGCTATCATTGTCATCAACACTGGCTAGCTATCCGATATGGATGGTAGTTCCTAGCAGCACTGTACAAGCCAGGTGAGAAAAGGTTCTATATAACACCTTTGCATTTATGTAACACCACAAGGGAATCAGTTATTTGAGACAACAATTTCATCTGCAGGAACAAAGACACAAATTGATAGAGATCACACTAAAAGTTTTCTAATCCAAAGCAGGCTAGCTAGTTCTCTGTTTCATAGAAACAACTTGACAACAGTTCAGGAAGTAAGGAAGTGGCCATTCCTCTTCCAAACACACATCCAGATTCAGGTTGGAAAAACAAGTATTTGCCTACTTGTGGTATGTACAGCTGGTGCTAACAGATAGAAGATGAAAACATGTGAGGTGTCAAGCCTCAGCACTTTTGTTCCAAGCTCACCTGAGTTGATGGCTGATTCAGAATAGGCAGTCTCTCCTCCATCCTGTCTAGCCCTTTACAGGCATAGGTATTGGCAACTGCAACTAAAATCACAAATAGGAAAGTGTTAATGTAGTGTGTACATACAGAATGAACACATTACCATACCTTATAGTTTTAGCCTTATAAAAACGGCAAGAACGTTGATCTTTTACCACAGAATGCATTGCTTGGTTTCTCTAGCTCTGACAGCAGGAGACCTGGCAAGTGGCTGGCAACTTTCTTCTGCAGATAAGGAAACACGGGGGTGTGAGGGAGGAGCAGGCAGAGGCAATGAAAGGCCAAACAGGAAGCTGGCTCTGAAGCTTCTTCCTCATCAACTGGCCCCTAATGTTAATGCCAAGAATAGCCAGGCTTTCCCTGAACTCTCATTCAGAGAATAAGGCTTTCCCTGAAAATGCTCTCAAAATTAGCATTCCCGTGCCAGTTGAATCCCTACCTACACTTACCTCAGCACATGACAGTGTATTTGGGGTTCTCATGGGGAAAGAGTATGCTAGGACAACCCTGTATCTTCCTAACAAGGGAGATTTTAGTGTGAGCTTCCTTCTAAGAATACCAAGCCAAGTACTAGCACCAAATTCATTTAGAAAGTAGCAGAGTTGGAATGGCAGCTCTCTAAAGGCTCTTGATAATCCTAAAAGTCCCTGGCTTAACTATTTGAGGGAGGAATGATTTGAACCTTTATTCAAAAGCAGTTCATGGTGTGGAGAAATTGGACCCTCCATATAGtgttggtggcaatgtaaaatggtacagctgatttggaaaacagtctggcagctcAAAAGCTTAAACAGTtatcatataacccagcaattccactcctaggtacataccaaaaaaaactgaaaacatatgtccacataaaacttgtatacaaatgttcacagAAGCATTATACATAATGTCCAAAAGTAGAAGGAACCCAAACATCCATTAATTGaggaattaataaacaaaatattgtcTGTCTAGACAGTAAATTACTATTCCACAATAAAGTGTGGAAGTTACTGCTTCATCCCTTTTTATCCCTTTCATCCAGCATAATGTTTTGAGGGTTAATCTAACTTTCAAAACATTATGCTggatgaaagaagccagtcacaaaaaactCACacattttatgatttcatttataagaaatatccagcataggcaaatctataaagacaAAGTAGATTAGCTGCCTCAGGGTGGTTGGAAGGAAATGAGGGAGAGAATACTGAGTATGAGAGTATGAGATTTCTCATAGAGTTTTACTTGAAGTGTCATAAACTGCCAATGCTATGAAACAGGCCTtctatggccaggcgtggtggctcacaagttcgggagttcaaaaccagcctggccaatactgtgaaaccccatctctactaaaaatacaaaagtagctgggcatggtggcaggcacctgtagtcccagctactcaggatgctgaagcaggagaatcttttgaacccgaaaggcagaggttgcagtgagctgagatcataccactgtactccggcctgggcaacagagcgagactctgtctcaaaaaaaaaaaaagaaaaagaaaaaagaaacaggcctTCTATGATATGAGGGTCACCTGAAAGTTTCTAGGTAAAGGCAACGTATGCCCCAGGAAGGGCTGAGGAGTCCCTGATGTTACTGCTATGAGCTCAGGGGCTTACCACTGACCAGTCCCTTGACTGCATCTTGAAAAATCAGAACTCACTTTGCGGCTCTAGCTTCTGGATGATGGGCAGAGCACTGGTCAGGGCCACTGAGGTGATGGTCTTCACGCCCTTCTCTGCCATCTCACACACAGACTTCAAGTAGGGATACTGGTCCTTTGTATTGACATAGGCTGAGGACATGACGCCATATGTGGAGCTCACCAAGGGCAGGTTGACCACCCGAGTCACCACACTCTGCAATCAAAGTAGGGAGGGTGGGCTTGTTAATCTCTCAAAACACAAGAGGAGAGAAAGTAGGCAAAGGTTACTCAAAATTCATACCGGTTGTGGATCAACTGCAACGGATGCCATTTTTCTTCCTGGAGAGAGAAATCTGCAGAAAAGAGACTTATTTCAGAACACTGGGATAAGACTCTCCCAAATTTGTTCCCAAACGCAAGCAAATACTGATTTcatgtagagaaaaaaaatcaagatgagTTTTGTGTAGTCTTCTGCACTTCTTTCCACTCTCCAGCTCTCAGAGTCTCCCTCCTGAGAGACCCACACCCACACAACCCCACTCCCTCTTCTGAGGCAAGGTTTCAGAGTTTATGTGTAAACTTGCAATACTCAGGAGGGAAAAGCAAAGTTGTTGATATACTTGTCTTGTTTCTCCACCGAGATATAGAGATGCCTTTTGAAGGGCAGGATCTGTTCACAAAAATGCTAGCCAAATTAAAATCCAGGTTAGGACTAAAGAGAGATTTCAAATAGAAGATATCTTGGTCTGCCTGGATTCTTCTGGGGATCACAGGACTATCAAGTGGGAACCCTTTGcggggacattttttttttttttttgagatggagttttgctcttgttacccaggctggagtgcaatggcgcgatctcggctcaccgcaacctccacctcctaggttcaggcaattctcctgcctcagcttcctgagtagctgggattacaggcacgcgataccatgcccagataattttttgtattttttagtagagacagggtttcaccatgtttaccaggatggtctcgatctattgacctcgtgatccacccgcctcggcctcccaaagtgctgggattacaggcttgagccaccacgcccggctgcgGGGACATATTAAAACTTCCTTGTGAAGGGACGAAAGCTAGTTTAGGAGAAAACTACGCCCGAGAGCAAGGAGGTGCTCTGAGGAAGAAGCATTTCAGGACCCCTTTAAAAGTCACCTTAGTATCCCCAAAGCCCATCCCTACACAAAGCCAGCAGAGCTGGGAGGGAAAGAACCTGCTCGCTGTCCTCTGTGTTCGGGCCGGCCAGCACACCCTCCCCTGACCAAGATTCCACTTCTGCAAGAAATAAGCCGCCACTACCCTGAAGGCGGAAGAGACGCCAGTAAGGCAGCCCACTCCCATTCTGTACCCACAAAATGTGTACCCATAAAATATGgttttcaggccgggcacggtggcttacggctttagtaatcccagcacctggggaggttgtggcaggtggattgcttgagggcaggagttcaagaccatcctgatcaacatggtgaaacccaggctctgctacaaatacaaaaattagccggtcatggtggtgcgcgcctgtaatcccagcttctccgaaggctgagtgaggagaatcgcttcaacctgggaggtggaggttgcagtgagccaagatagcgccactgcactccagtgtgtgcgacagagactcaaaaagaaaaaaaaaatcggctTTCTGAAGCATTTCCCTTTCGATACTGTACCTTCGACAAATGTTAATTGTTTCCCCACAACCATCTAGGCGGGCCAAGGGTCATTTGATAGCACTCGCCCTCAATCCGTTGGCAGGAAAGAAGGCTCAACGCACAAAGGCGAGGGTTGAAAGCGCGGGACCAGGAGTCTGCACCCACCCAGCCAGGACCTGGAAGCCGCGAGGTGGGCGGGGGTCCCTGACCACCACCCCCGCCGTCCCGTGCACCTTAGAGCCCCGCGGGGAGCAAAGCAGCGGCCCCGAGGCCCCGGGGAGCCACCCACCCCATCTGGGCGCCGCTGGGGGCTCCGGACCGGCTCGCTGAGACACCGAGTGGGCGCTCACTCATCGTAGGACGGCAGCGATGGGCGAAGAGCAGGCGCGTCCCGAAGGCGATTCCCGCAGCCACGACCCCGGCAAAAACGTGGGGCCCGCAGGCGCCAGAGCTATAAACCCCGCCTCGCCGCCCCTCCCCGCGCCTCCGCAGCACGTGACCCGCAGCGTTGCACCGGGTCCCAAGCCGGAGTGTTGCCCTTGGGGACGTCCCAGTGAGGGCAGGGTCCCAGGGAGACGGTGTGCTGCCTGGGTGAGGGGCCCTGCTGCCAGGAGAGGAGCCTGTCGGGAGCGGGGCAGGGGGTCCTGCCTGGGGAAGCTGAGAGTTAGGGTAGCCCTGCCTGGGGTCGGGGTCTTAAGAGACCCGGGGCAAATGGGAAACGAAAACAAATTTACATTAACGTGTTGAATGACGTTAGTCCTCAGAATAGAACTCTTTATAAGTGAAagtggccgggcatgatggctcacgcctgtaatcacaataCTTTTGGAGGCTGTGGCGAGAGAATCTGTCGAGCCCgaaagttcgagaccaaccttgctaagatttttttttttttgagacggagtttcgctcttgttacccaggctggagtgcaatggcgcgatctcggctcaccgcaacctccgcctcctgggttcaggcaattctcctgcctcagcctcctgagtagctgggattacaggcacggcgacaccatgcccagctaattttttgtatttttagtagagacggggtttcaccatgttgaccaggatggtctcgatctgttgacctcgtgatccacccgcctcggcctcccaaagtgctgagattacaggcttgagccaccgcgcccgaccgatttttttttttttttaattaaaaacatttaaaaatagcccAGAGTCGTGGCGCGCccatgtggccccagctacttgcgGGGCTAAGATGGGAGGTTCGCTTGCGCCTGGGAggacgaggctgcagtgaaccgagatcaagtGGCGCTGCACAATGGCTTCTCCGCAGTTATTTATAGCGAactaataacttttaaaagttttgaggacgctgggcgcagtggctcacgcctgtaatcctaacactttgggaggccgatgcgggcgaatcacatgaggtcaggagttcgagaccagccagggcaacatagcaaaaccctgtctttcccaaaatacaaaaaaaataagtagccGGGCGCGTGCTTCTGTAGGCTCAgctagtcccagctgtttggcggggttgggggtggggtgggggaggctgagggtgaGAGAATCGTTTGAGCACTGGCGATCCAGGCAGCTAGGAgttaagatcgcaccactggactccagcctgagtgacagagtaagaccttgtcttaaaaaaaaaaaaaaaagacaagacttgAGATCACTCTAGAATGATAGCTGCGTAGGCTTATGTGAGATAGGCAACTTTACGTGTGAGGGGTTATGCATTGTTTTTCAAAGACGACTTTGAAATCATCATCtgaatcctattttttttttttttttcctgtgtaaaaCGCGCGGATTTAGAAGCAATTATTTAAGCAAACAAGTTGTGTCACCGCCCGGGGCCAGGTAGGTCTGTCTCGTGGGACTTCTTCCTCAGTGAGAGGGGATCTCCAGATGAAGTTGTCGGGCCTCCGCCTCCCCCAGATCGCAGGGAGGGTAAGGCAGAGTCGAGTTCGGAGGTGGGAAGGGAGCAGGCGCGCAGCGCCTCAGGTCATCCCTCTCTAGCACGGGGAACCTGGGGAGGAGCCCACAGCGCTGGAGTACCAGGGGCCGGCTTTGTCAAGCTTTGGAGTTTAAACTGTAGGAAGCCCTCAGAGGTTTTTACCCCAATTTCTTAACCAGTCTTGCATGCACACAGATACTGTTGATCATATTTAAAACTCCAAACTCACCCATTAAAAGGGTCTCCCTTATTCCATTATACCTGAATATATAATGGTCCTTACTTAGCAAGAAAAATTATAGTattttccccctcctcccctcatgtaattcaaaataaaatataataccaaTCCATAAATACTAAACCATAAAATATGTGTTAGGAAATCCAAAAAAGTTCTGGCTTGGGTTTTTTCCTATGTTGCCATCTTCAGTGTTTGAAGCAACCAGATTActatgtttttctttgctttttcatgttcAGCCTTGTTTGTTTCCTAAGCAAATGTTTGGTCAGCTTATTGGTAATCCAGCCCTGCTCTAATGACCTCTTATTTTGCATCAGAAGACTCTTGCCCTTTCACCTACAAAATGCctccatctttttcctttttatttttttgttttaaacctgTTGAGTCATTTCCTCTCTTAAGGTTGAGCAAGattctttttccctttatttgcCTTTGAAGCAGAGGCCAGGGACTAAGTTTGGGAACCAGAGACTCTTCAAGCATGCAAAGGATGAAGCACATTGAATTCTGCACTCCCAACTCTTTCAACTTTGTGAGTCTGAGTACATGAAACCAGTGGCCAGAATAACACCCCAGGAAGGATGCATAgttaaagaaaccaaaaaacttCACTCCAAAATGTACTTCTTTcacatattttgagatggctgTTCAGAGGACTTGCAGGCAGA from the Callithrix jacchus isolate 240 chromosome 1, calJac240_pri, whole genome shotgun sequence genome contains:
- the PLIN2 gene encoding perilipin-2 isoform X5 yields the protein MASVAVDPQPSVVTRVVNLPLVSSTYGVMSSAYVNTKDQYPYLKSVCEMAEKGVKTITSVALTSALPIIQKLEPQIAVANTYACKGLDRMEERLPILNQPSTQVVANAKGAMTGAKDAVTTTVTGAKDSVASTITGVMDKTKGAVTGSVEKTKSVVSGSINTVLGSRMMQLVSSGVENALTKSELLVEQYLPLTEEELEKEAKKVEGFDMVQKPSYYVRLGSLSTKLRSRAYQQALSRVKEAKQKSQETISQLHSTVQLIEFARKNVHNTNQRIQDAQDKLYLSWVEWKRSIGYDDTDESHCAEHIESHTLAIARNLTQQLQTTCHTLLSNIQGLPQNIQDQAKHIGVMACDVYSVFRNAASFKEVSDSLLTSSKGQLEKMKESLDDVMDYFINNTPLNWLVFDFTTIDLTSENDEIPDIIALEEENRSNHSHALALSPHGKMVNN
- the PLIN2 gene encoding perilipin-2 isoform X4 produces the protein MSERPLGVSASRSGAPSGAQMGFLSPGRKMASVAVDPQPSVVTRVVNLPLVSSTYGVMSSAYVNTKDQYPYLKSVCEMAEKGVKTITSVALTSALPIIQKLEPQIAVANTYACKGLDRMEERLPILNQPSTQVVANAKGAMTGAKDAVTTTVTGAKDSVASTITGVMDKTKGAVTGSVEKTKSVVSGSINTVLGSRMMQLVSSGVENALTKSELLVEQYLPLTEEELEKEAKKVEGFDMVQKPSYYVRLGSLSTKLRSRAYQQALSRVKEAKQKSQETISQLHSTVQLIEFARKNVHNTNQRIQDAQDKLYLSWVEWKRSIGYDDTDESHCAEHIESHTLAIARNLTQQLQTTCHTLLSNIQGLPQNIQDQAKHIGVMACDVYSVFRNAASFKEVSDSLLTSSKGQLEKMKESLDDVMDYFINNTPLNWLVGPFYSQMTESQNAQD
- the PLIN2 gene encoding perilipin-2 isoform X6, producing the protein MASVAVDPQPSVVTRVVNLPLVSSTYGVMSSAYVNTKDQYPYLKSVCEMAEKGVKTITSVALTSALPIIQKLEPQIAVANTYACKGLDRMEERLPILNQPSTQVVANAKGAMTGAKDAVTTTVTGAKDSVASTITGVMDKTKGAVTGSVEKTKSVVSGSINTVLGSRMMQLVSSGVENALTKSELLVEQYLPLTEEELEKEAKKVEGFDMVQKPSYYVRLGSLSTKLRSRAYQQALSRVKEAKQKSQETISQLHSTVQLIEFARKNVHNTNQRIQDAQDKLYLSWVEWKRSIGYDDTDESHCAEHIESHTLAIARNLTQQLQTTCHTLLSNIQGLPQNIQDQAKHIGVMACDVYSVFRNAASFKEVSDSLLTSSKGQLEKMKESLDDVMDYFINNTPLNWLVGPFYSQMTESQNAQD
- the PLIN2 gene encoding perilipin-2 isoform X1, which produces MLIRMVLNSCPQAIHLPQPPQVLGLLKPFLSPGRKMASVAVDPQPSVVTRVVNLPLVSSTYGVMSSAYVNTKDQYPYLKSVCEMAEKGVKTITSVALTSALPIIQKLEPQIAVANTYACKGLDRMEERLPILNQPSTQVVANAKGAMTGAKDAVTTTVTGAKDSVASTITGVMDKTKGAVTGSVEKTKSVVSGSINTVLGSRMMQLVSSGVENALTKSELLVEQYLPLTEEELEKEAKKVEGFDMVQKPSYYVRLGSLSTKLRSRAYQQALSRVKEAKQKSQETISQLHSTVQLIEFARKNVHNTNQRIQDAQDKLYLSWVEWKRSIGYDDTDESHCAEHIESHTLAIARNLTQQLQTTCHTLLSNIQGLPQNIQDQAKHIGVMACDVYSVFRNAASFKEVSDSLLTSSKGQLEKMKESLDDVMDYFINNTPLNWLVFDFTTIDLTSENDEIPDIIALEEENRSNHSHALALSPHGKMVNN
- the PLIN2 gene encoding perilipin-2 isoform X2, producing MSERPLGVSASRSGAPSGAQMGFLSPGRKMASVAVDPQPSVVTRVVNLPLVSSTYGVMSSAYVNTKDQYPYLKSVCEMAEKGVKTITSVALTSALPIIQKLEPQIAVANTYACKGLDRMEERLPILNQPSTQVVANAKGAMTGAKDAVTTTVTGAKDSVASTITGVMDKTKGAVTGSVEKTKSVVSGSINTVLGSRMMQLVSSGVENALTKSELLVEQYLPLTEEELEKEAKKVEGFDMVQKPSYYVRLGSLSTKLRSRAYQQALSRVKEAKQKSQETISQLHSTVQLIEFARKNVHNTNQRIQDAQDKLYLSWVEWKRSIGYDDTDESHCAEHIESHTLAIARNLTQQLQTTCHTLLSNIQGLPQNIQDQAKHIGVMACDVYSVFRNAASFKEVSDSLLTSSKGQLEKMKESLDDVMDYFINNTPLNWLVFDFTTIDLTSENDEIPDIIALEEENRSNHSHALALSPHGKMVNN
- the PLIN2 gene encoding perilipin-2 isoform X7 translates to MEERLPILNQPSTQVVANAKGAMTGAKDAVTTTVTGAKDSVASTITGVMDKTKGAVTGSVEKTKSVVSGSINTVLGSRMMQLVSSGVENALTKSELLVEQYLPLTEEELEKEAKKVEGFDMVQKPSYYVRLGSLSTKLRSRAYQQALSRVKEAKQKSQETISQLHSTVQLIEFARKNVHNTNQRIQDAQDKLYLSWVEWKRSIGYDDTDESHCAEHIESHTLAIARNLTQQLQTTCHTLLSNIQGLPQNIQDQAKHIGVMACDVYSVFRNAASFKEVSDSLLTSSKGQLEKMKESLDDVMDYFINNTPLNWLVFDFTTIDLTSENDEIPDIIALEEENRSNHSHALALSPHGKMVNN
- the PLIN2 gene encoding perilipin-2 isoform X3, translating into MLIRMVLNSCPQAIHLPQPPQVLGLLKPFLSPGRKMASVAVDPQPSVVTRVVNLPLVSSTYGVMSSAYVNTKDQYPYLKSVCEMAEKGVKTITSVALTSALPIIQKLEPQIAVANTYACKGLDRMEERLPILNQPSTQVVANAKGAMTGAKDAVTTTVTGAKDSVASTITGVMDKTKGAVTGSVEKTKSVVSGSINTVLGSRMMQLVSSGVENALTKSELLVEQYLPLTEEELEKEAKKVEGFDMVQKPSYYVRLGSLSTKLRSRAYQQALSRVKEAKQKSQETISQLHSTVQLIEFARKNVHNTNQRIQDAQDKLYLSWVEWKRSIGYDDTDESHCAEHIESHTLAIARNLTQQLQTTCHTLLSNIQGLPQNIQDQAKHIGVMACDVYSVFRNAASFKEVSDSLLTSSKGQLEKMKESLDDVMDYFINNTPLNWLVGPFYSQMTESQNAQD